The Accipiter gentilis chromosome 7, bAccGen1.1, whole genome shotgun sequence genome includes a region encoding these proteins:
- the FZD10 gene encoding frizzled-10, translated as MGPAPRNLVRRLLPLLCCLTGFCAAISSIDIDRPGDGRCQPIEIPMCKDIGYNMTRMPNLMGHENQREAAIQLHEFAPLVEYGCHSHLKFFLCSLYAPMCTEQVSTPIPACRVMCEQARLKCSPIMEQFNFKWPDSLDCSKLPNKNDPNYLCMEAPNNGSDEPPRGSSMLPPMFRPQRPSGGHDLQQHKDSLSRTSCENPGKFHHVEKSASCAPLCTPGVDVYWSKDDKQFAVIWIAIWSILCFFSSAFTVLTFLIDPQRFKYPERPIIFLSMCYCVYSVGYIIRLFSGAESIACDRDSGQLYVIQEGLESTGCTIVFLVLYYFGMASSLWWVILTLTWFLAAGKKWGHEAIEANSSYFHLAAWAIPAVKTIMILVMRRVAGDELTGLCYVGSMDVNALTGFVLIPLACYLIIGTSFILSGFVALFHIRRVMKTGGENTDKLEKLMVRIGVFSVLYTVPATCVIACYFYERLNMDYWKIVATQQKCKMNNQTKNLDCMMNNSIPAVEIFMVKIFMLLVVGITSGMWIWTSKTLQSWQNVCSRRLKKRSRRKPASVITSSGIYKKPQHPQKTHLAKYESTLQPPTCV; from the coding sequence ATGGGGCCAGCGCCGAGGAACTTGGTGCGgaggctgctgccgctgctctgcTGCCTGACCGGCTTCTGCGCGGCGATAAGCTCCATAGACATTGACCGCCCCGGCGACGGGAGGTGCCAGCCCATAGAAATCCCCATGTGCAAGGATATAGGGTACAACATGACGAGGATGCCGAACCTGATGGGACACGAAAACCAAAGGGAAGCTGCCATTCAGCTGCACGAGTTTGCCCCCTTGGTGGAGTACGGTTGCCACAGCCACCTGaaattcttcctctgctccctctACGCCCCGATGTGCACGGAGCAGGTTTCCACGCCGATCCCAGCCTGCAGGGTCATGTGCGAGCAGGCGAGGCTGAAATGCTCTCCTATTATGGAGCAGTTCAACTTTAAGTGGCCAGACTCTCTGGACTGCAGCAAACTGCCCAACAAGAATGACCCCAATTACCTGTGCATGGAAGCCCCCAACAACGGGTCAGATGAGCCGCCCCGAGGGTCCAGCATGCTGCCACCCATGTTTCGTCCACAGCGGCCCAGCGGTGGCCACGATCTGCAGCAGCATAAGGACAGCCTCAGCAGAACCTCCTGTGAAAATCCTGGCAAGTTCCACCACGTGGAAAAGAGCGCTTCCTGCGCACCGCTCTGCACTCCAGGGGTTGACGTGTACTGGAGCAAGGATGACAAACAATTCGCTGTCATTTGGATTGCCATCTGGTCCATTCTGTGCTTCTTCTCCAGTGCTTTCACCGTACTCACTTTTCTGATAGATCCTCAGCGTTTCAAGTACCCCGAGCGGCCCATTATCTTCCTCTCCATGTGCTACTGTGTCTACTCAGTGGGGTACATTATTCGCCTCTTTTCGGGTGCTGAAAGTATTGCCTGCGATAGGGACAGTGGCCAACTCTATGTCATCCAGGAAGGACTGGAGAGCACTGGCTGCACCATTGTGTTCCTGGTTCTGTATTACTTTGGTATGGCAAGTTCCTTGTGGTGGGTGATCTTGACTTTAACGTGGTTTCTAGCAGCTGGGAAAAAATGGGGGCACGAAGCGATTGAAGCAAACAGTAGCTACTTCCATTTGGCAGCGTGGGCCATTCCGGCTGTGAAGACCATAATGATCCTAGTTATGAGAAGGGTGGCTGGAGATGAGCTGACAGGGTTGTGCTATGTTGGAAGCATGGATGTGAATGCCTTGACGGGGTTTGTACTCATTCCTTTGGCTTGTTATCTAATCATTGGcacttcttttattctttctggttttgtggcCCTTTTTCATATCAGGAGGGTGATGAAAACAGGTGGAGAAAATACTGACAAGTTGGAGAAACTTATGGTCAGGATTGGCGTCTTCTCAGTCTTGTATACAGTGCCTGCAACTTGTGTGATAGCTTGCTATTTTTATGAAAGACTTAATATGGATTATTGGAAAATTGTGGCAACTCAACAGAAATGCAAGATGAACAATCAGACTAAAAATTTAGACTGCATGATGAATAACTCTATTCCAGCAGTAGAAATTTTTATGGTCAAAATTTTTATGTTATTAGTTGTGGGCATTACTAGTGGTATGTGGATCTGGACTTCCAAGACTCTTCAGTCCTGGCAAAATGTTTGTAGTCGAAGATTGAAgaagagaagcaggagaaaacCTGCAAGTGTTATTACAAGTAGCGGAATCTACAAAAAACCTCAACATCCACAGAAAACTCACCTTGCAAAATACGAATCGACATTACAGCCACCCACTTGTGTGTGA